A single window of Solenopsis invicta isolate M01_SB chromosome 3, UNIL_Sinv_3.0, whole genome shotgun sequence DNA harbors:
- the LOC113005120 gene encoding uncharacterized protein LOC113005120: MVTLLVLFDFTKAFDTVSHDLLLRKLRSFRLSPSTCQWVRSYLTGRHQRVRGPDGSFSSWMPVVAGVSVLGPLLFLLFLNDLSSILSHCSHILYADDLQIYIHFPPADIDAALAKVRADIAAIESWAQNNSLILNARKTKFMLLESSKFINSIPSSSIQLHLNGTLI; this comes from the coding sequence ATGGTCACCTTGCTCGTCCTGTTTGACTTTACCAAGGCCTTTGATACGGTCTCCCACGATCTTCTTCTTCGTAAGCTGCGCTCTTTCCGCCTGTCTCCCTCCACCTGCCAATGGGTGCGGTCCTACCTTACGGGGCGTCACCAGCGCGTGCGTGGCCCGGACGGTTCCTTCTCGTCTTGGATGCCTGTTGTTGCTGGGGTCTCGGTTCTCGGACCTctgctttttttacttttcctcAACGACCTCAGTTCCATTCTAAGTCATTGCAGCCACATCCTGTACGCAGATGACCTGCAAATTTATATTCACTTTCCACCTGCTGACATTGACGCCGCTCTGGCCAAGGTCAGAGCGGACATTGCCGCAATCGAGTCCTGGGCTCAGAACAACTCCCTCATCCTTAACGCTCGTAAAACTAAATTCATGCTCCTGGAGTCCTCTAAATTCATCAACAGCATTCCCTCCTCTAGCATCCAACTTCACCTCAACGGtacattaatttag
- the LOC120357390 gene encoding uncharacterized protein LOC120357390, which translates to MEGLPTERITQAKTFYKTGINYAELFSIKVSRNKTGKAYLAIFVCLVTKAIHFELVSDLTSAAFLNSLKRFISHRGKCSTLYSDNSTTFTGTRNQLADLKSFLLKENTQQIIHDYLVENFIEWKFIPSHSPDMGGLWEAAVKSAKSHMQKIIGTKILHFEELYTILTQIEACLNSRPFTPLSTSPTDLQAITPGHFLVREAITSIPERNFTDVPTNRLTRFQLLSQIKHFWNRWAQEYILQLQQRYK; encoded by the coding sequence ATGGAAGGCTTACCAACTGAGCGAATTACTCAGgcaaaaacattttacaagaCGGGCATCAATTATGCAGAGCTTTTTAGTATAAAGGTGTCGCGTAATAAAACGGGAAAGGCATATTTAGCCATATTTGTATGTCTAGTAACTAAAGCAATTCACTTTGAACTGGTATCCGATCTCACTTCGGCGGCGTTTCTGAATTCGTTAAAACGCTTTATATCTCATAGAGGAAAATGTAGCACTTTATACTCAGATAACAGCACTACCTTCACTGGTACGAGGAACCAGTTAGCAGACCTAAAATCATTCTTGCTTAAAGAAAATACACAGCAAATCATACATGATTACTTGGTTGAAAACTTTATAGAATGGAAGTTTATTCCTTCGCACTCGCCTGATATGGGCGGTCTATGGGAAGCCGCTGTAAAATCTGCAAAGAGTCatatgcaaaaaattatcggcaccaaaatattacattttgaagAATTGTACACAATTTTAACACAAATCGAAGCCTGTCTTAATTCTAGGCCCTTTACACCTTTATCTACTAGCCCGACAGATCTACAAGCGATTACGCCTGGACATTTTCTTGTAAGAGAAGCAATTACCTCAATTCCGGAACGCAACTTTACTGACGTGCCCACAAATCGCCTAACGCGCTTTCAGCTACTTTCACAAATCAAACATTTTTGGAATAGATGGGCACAAGAGTATATATTGCAGCTGCAACAACGTTATAAGTAG